Proteins found in one Mycobacterium branderi genomic segment:
- a CDS encoding acyl-CoA synthetase, with protein sequence MSVNDHDADLTRGKVDEDDHDLLTFGEAGERLRIEIAQVAQDISRLEAAGDVEALQQAEARLAALRAAAERNTAQPINDANFEKFFGYAGKAKRNLAGPGAVE encoded by the coding sequence ATGTCCGTCAACGATCACGATGCCGACTTGACCCGGGGCAAGGTCGACGAGGACGACCACGATCTGCTGACCTTCGGCGAGGCAGGAGAACGGCTGCGGATCGAGATCGCTCAGGTGGCACAAGACATCAGCCGGCTGGAAGCCGCCGGTGACGTGGAGGCGCTGCAACAGGCCGAGGCACGGCTGGCCGCCCTGCGCGCGGCCGCCGAGCGCAACACCGCCCAGCCGATCAACGACGCCAATTTCGAGAAGTTCTTCGGCTATGCGGGCAAAGCCAAGCGCAACTTGGCCGGCCCGGGCGCGGTCGAATGA
- a CDS encoding thiolase family protein → MTGGPFDGKAVITGAGKSQVGRRLGRTGLELTLEAVLRAIADAGLSVDDIDGIASYPGPGVPDPGFSGANITEVRNALGLRCRWYMSAIETAGQIGPAIEACMAVTLGLANHVVVFRSVWESTAAQQAGGGRASVLFTGGKLPPHLEWVAPFGALSAANWVAMPAQRYMHDFGLTREHLGAIAINARRNAGLNPDAIYRDPMTMDDYLGARMISEPLCLYDCDIPCDGATAVVISRRDAATGLPRHPLTVESVGPGMVERATWDQRSDITTMAAHDAAATLWQHTTLTPSDVDMAQLYDGFSFLTVMWLEAMRFCEHGKVGQFVEGGERIALDGPLPLNTSGGQLSGGRLHGMGFLHEACVQLWGEGGQRQAPKTPEVVAIGVGGGPVAGSMLLSSR, encoded by the coding sequence ATGACCGGCGGACCCTTCGACGGCAAGGCCGTCATCACCGGCGCGGGCAAGTCGCAGGTCGGACGCCGGCTGGGCCGCACCGGACTGGAGTTGACGCTGGAGGCGGTGCTGCGCGCGATCGCCGACGCGGGGCTCAGCGTCGATGACATCGACGGCATCGCAAGCTATCCGGGCCCCGGGGTGCCGGACCCCGGATTCTCCGGGGCCAACATCACCGAGGTCCGCAACGCGCTGGGCCTGCGCTGCCGCTGGTACATGTCGGCCATCGAAACCGCCGGCCAGATCGGGCCCGCGATCGAGGCGTGCATGGCGGTCACTCTCGGGCTCGCCAACCACGTCGTGGTGTTCCGCTCGGTGTGGGAATCGACCGCCGCCCAGCAAGCGGGCGGGGGGAGGGCGTCGGTGCTGTTCACCGGCGGCAAGCTGCCGCCGCACCTGGAATGGGTAGCGCCGTTCGGCGCGCTGTCAGCGGCTAACTGGGTGGCCATGCCCGCCCAGCGCTACATGCACGACTTCGGTTTGACCCGTGAACACCTGGGCGCTATCGCGATCAACGCGCGCCGCAACGCCGGTCTCAATCCCGACGCCATTTACCGCGACCCGATGACCATGGACGATTATCTGGGCGCCCGGATGATCTCCGAACCACTGTGCCTCTATGACTGCGACATACCGTGCGACGGCGCCACCGCGGTGGTCATCTCCCGCCGCGACGCCGCCACAGGGCTGCCGCGCCACCCGTTGACCGTGGAATCGGTCGGGCCCGGGATGGTCGAGCGCGCAACGTGGGATCAGCGCAGCGACATCACCACGATGGCAGCCCACGATGCGGCAGCCACACTGTGGCAGCACACAACGCTGACACCCTCCGACGTGGACATGGCACAGCTCTACGACGGGTTCAGCTTCTTGACCGTAATGTGGTTGGAAGCCATGAGATTTTGCGAGCACGGCAAGGTCGGGCAGTTCGTCGAGGGCGGCGAGCGGATCGCACTGGACGGTCCGCTGCCGCTGAACACCAGCGGCGGTCAACTGTCCGGCGGACGGTTGCACGGCATGGGCTTCCTGCACGAAGCCTGCGTGCAGCTGTGGGGTGAAGGCGGCCAGCG
- a CDS encoding TetR/AcrR family transcriptional regulator, translating into MTSPATLRRPGYAPANSAVGRRGLHTRQRIVASAGELFVAQGYHGTSLDAIAKAVGGSRATIYQYFPGKEQILVELFRHAEPAVLEHGRSLGRLGPDADGMRHLHQWLAEWAALYDRHAVVLLELPGVGTIEGIPEINAGAVSGRYADMITGKLRDAGVVGIDPADAAGALLRIAHMVNLYRFRAMFGLRSSARTSASLAIAMQLLLFPDTPDDVIATVADEPATAHVPELPDDTEPPAFSRPDALALSPIRQDILTAASALFAERGYYAVAMEDIASAAAISRATLYRHFGSKVKILAELTDGAILAARYLSGELRQLAEQGPDIDALQRWLTVFVIHNRRFSGVTRAWYDGTLAQQLPVDAVTHGVGAFHRAVVALLGRVQLPAGMDMTVAAAVFLTVLGRLTELSASAHPENTADETAALMLTVLRRSLRIDTMS; encoded by the coding sequence ATGACATCACCGGCCACGCTGCGCCGTCCGGGCTACGCGCCGGCGAATTCCGCGGTGGGGCGCCGCGGCCTGCACACCAGGCAGCGAATTGTGGCCAGCGCCGGCGAGCTGTTCGTCGCGCAGGGCTACCACGGCACTTCCCTTGATGCGATCGCCAAGGCGGTGGGCGGGTCCCGCGCCACCATCTACCAGTACTTCCCGGGCAAGGAACAGATTCTGGTCGAACTGTTCCGCCACGCCGAACCAGCGGTTCTCGAGCACGGTCGAAGCCTGGGCCGCCTGGGCCCCGATGCCGACGGCATGCGTCACTTGCACCAGTGGCTGGCGGAGTGGGCGGCGCTCTACGACAGGCACGCCGTCGTGCTACTGGAATTGCCCGGCGTCGGCACGATCGAAGGCATCCCCGAGATCAATGCGGGTGCGGTATCGGGCAGATACGCCGACATGATCACCGGCAAACTGCGCGACGCCGGGGTGGTCGGCATCGATCCGGCCGATGCCGCCGGTGCACTGTTGCGGATCGCCCACATGGTCAACCTCTACCGATTCCGTGCGATGTTCGGGCTGAGGTCCAGCGCGCGCACATCGGCATCCCTCGCCATCGCGATGCAGCTTCTCCTTTTCCCGGACACGCCCGACGATGTGATCGCGACCGTCGCTGACGAGCCGGCGACTGCCCATGTACCGGAGCTGCCGGATGACACTGAGCCCCCGGCATTTTCCCGGCCGGACGCCTTGGCCCTATCGCCGATCCGGCAGGACATCTTGACCGCGGCATCGGCACTGTTCGCCGAGCGCGGCTATTACGCAGTGGCGATGGAGGACATCGCCTCGGCGGCCGCAATCAGCAGGGCCACCCTGTATCGCCACTTCGGCAGCAAGGTGAAGATCCTCGCCGAACTCACCGACGGCGCGATCCTGGCGGCCCGCTATCTTTCCGGTGAGCTTCGCCAGTTAGCCGAACAGGGCCCGGACATCGACGCCCTGCAGCGCTGGCTGACGGTGTTCGTGATCCACAACCGCCGCTTTTCCGGAGTCACCCGCGCCTGGTACGACGGCACCCTGGCCCAACAGCTGCCGGTGGACGCGGTGACCCACGGAGTCGGCGCGTTCCACCGCGCCGTGGTCGCACTGCTTGGGCGTGTGCAGCTGCCCGCCGGCATGGATATGACCGTGGCTGCAGCGGTGTTCTTGACCGTACTGGGTCGGTTGACCGAGCTTTCGGCGTCGGCGCACCCCGAAAACACCGCCGACGAGACCGCGGCGCTGATGCTGACCGTGCTGCGGCGCTCGCTGCGGATCGACACCATGAGCTAG
- a CDS encoding Gfo/Idh/MocA family protein, which yields MTLRVGVVGVGWGAHVQVPAFRAAAGFEPVALCARTPQRLQRVATKLDIADTSTGWRTFVARDDLDVISVATPTARHHDMTLAALEAGKAVLCEKPLATDTAAARGMVLAARKSGRPTTCCFENRWNADWLAVAEQVRAGFLGRPYVARVTRSAPYWHPSHPPQARWMYERDQGGGYLAGMLVHDLDFLCSLLGRPESVCAEVRTSEPVRDLPDGETLHVTADDTAALLMRMESGVTAMLSVSVMGAHADHYRLELFGADGTIVGDGNLRSATYQIGAAGDEGLSTLPVRDRDPAHPERLPAGLAGHASRAMALMLEDWLPAFDGGQSSAPTFDDGLLSIAVIDAAHRSAEGGGWEPVDASV from the coding sequence GTGACCCTGCGAGTTGGCGTCGTCGGCGTCGGCTGGGGCGCGCATGTCCAGGTACCCGCATTCCGCGCCGCAGCGGGCTTCGAACCGGTGGCGCTGTGCGCGCGAACGCCGCAGCGGCTGCAGCGCGTGGCCACCAAGCTGGACATCGCCGATACCTCGACCGGCTGGCGCACTTTCGTGGCCCGCGACGACCTCGACGTGATATCGGTGGCCACGCCGACAGCGCGGCATCACGACATGACGCTGGCTGCGCTCGAGGCGGGCAAGGCCGTACTCTGTGAGAAACCACTGGCCACCGACACCGCCGCGGCCCGTGGCATGGTCCTTGCCGCACGCAAATCCGGCCGCCCGACCACCTGCTGCTTTGAAAACCGTTGGAATGCAGACTGGTTGGCGGTGGCCGAGCAAGTCCGTGCCGGATTCCTCGGCAGGCCATACGTCGCACGGGTCACCCGCAGCGCCCCGTATTGGCATCCCAGTCATCCGCCGCAGGCCCGCTGGATGTATGAGCGAGACCAGGGCGGCGGATACCTGGCCGGCATGCTGGTGCACGACCTCGATTTCTTGTGCAGCCTGCTGGGCCGGCCCGAGTCGGTGTGCGCCGAGGTGCGCACCAGTGAACCGGTGCGCGACCTTCCGGACGGGGAGACCCTTCACGTCACCGCCGATGACACCGCGGCACTGCTGATGCGGATGGAATCCGGGGTGACCGCGATGCTCAGCGTGTCGGTGATGGGCGCGCATGCCGACCACTATCGGCTGGAGCTGTTCGGCGCCGACGGAACCATCGTCGGTGACGGGAATTTGCGCTCGGCCACCTATCAGATCGGCGCCGCCGGTGACGAAGGGCTCAGTACCCTTCCGGTGCGCGACCGCGACCCGGCGCACCCCGAACGCCTCCCGGCCGGGCTGGCCGGGCATGCAAGTCGCGCGATGGCGCTGATGCTCGAGGATTGGCTGCCGGCCTTCGACGGCGGCCAATCCAGCGCTCCCACGTTCGACGATGGCTTGCTCAGCATCGCGGTGATCGACGCCGCGCACAGATCCGCCGAAGGCGGCGGTTGGGAGCCCGTGGATGCCAGCGTCTGA
- a CDS encoding CaiB/BaiF CoA transferase family protein, whose translation MTDILNGIRVVEVASWTFVPAAGAVLADWGADVIKVEHPETGDPQRGLISSGLVPGAGGVNHFIEVPNRGKRSIGLDTSTPDGLELLMKLVETADVFLTNLLPGSRQRMGIDVEHVRARNPKIIYARGHGYGTKGEMADHGGFDAAAYWARSGIASAYAPADGEYPPMQRPAFGDVYGGLAIAAGIAGALVKRERTGEPSVVDVSLLGAAIWQLGPDIVGAGVTGADVPRFHYEDAPNPVTNVYKTADGRFVQFVLLQADRFWADFCTRINRADLIDDERFANAAVRFANRGDCIAELRKTFESEDLAHWESAFAGFGGVFDVVRTAHEVHADPQALANGYLPRTVDNNGNEFALAASPVQFDETPLQLRCAPGHGEHTDALLAELGYGEDEIIDFKVNSVVL comes from the coding sequence ATGACTGACATTCTCAACGGCATCCGCGTCGTCGAAGTCGCCTCGTGGACGTTCGTGCCGGCAGCCGGCGCGGTGCTGGCGGACTGGGGCGCCGACGTCATCAAGGTCGAACACCCCGAGACCGGCGACCCGCAGCGCGGCCTGATCAGCTCGGGCCTAGTGCCCGGCGCGGGCGGGGTCAACCATTTCATCGAGGTGCCCAATCGCGGTAAACGCAGCATCGGCCTGGACACCTCCACCCCCGACGGGCTGGAGCTGCTGATGAAGCTCGTCGAGACCGCCGACGTATTCCTCACCAATCTGCTGCCAGGCTCGCGGCAGCGGATGGGCATCGACGTCGAGCATGTGCGGGCCCGCAACCCGAAAATCATCTACGCCCGTGGCCATGGTTACGGCACCAAGGGTGAGATGGCTGACCATGGCGGCTTCGATGCGGCGGCCTACTGGGCGCGCAGCGGAATCGCCAGCGCGTACGCACCGGCCGACGGGGAGTATCCGCCGATGCAGCGGCCGGCGTTCGGCGACGTCTACGGCGGGCTGGCGATCGCGGCCGGGATCGCGGGCGCTCTGGTGAAGCGGGAGCGCACCGGTGAACCCTCGGTCGTCGACGTTTCGCTGCTGGGCGCGGCGATCTGGCAGCTCGGCCCGGACATCGTCGGGGCCGGCGTCACCGGGGCCGACGTCCCCAGGTTCCACTACGAGGACGCCCCCAACCCGGTGACCAACGTGTACAAGACCGCTGACGGGCGCTTCGTCCAGTTCGTGCTGCTGCAGGCCGACCGGTTCTGGGCAGACTTCTGCACTCGCATCAACCGGGCAGACCTCATCGACGACGAACGCTTCGCGAACGCCGCAGTGCGGTTTGCCAATCGCGGCGACTGTATCGCCGAGCTGCGCAAGACATTCGAATCCGAGGATCTCGCACACTGGGAGAGCGCGTTCGCCGGGTTCGGCGGCGTCTTCGACGTGGTGCGCACCGCCCACGAGGTGCACGCCGACCCGCAGGCGCTGGCCAACGGGTACCTGCCCCGCACCGTCGACAACAACGGCAACGAATTCGCTTTGGCCGCAAGCCCCGTGCAGTTCGACGAAACCCCACTGCAGCTGCGCTGCGCGCCCGGGCACGGCGAACACACCGATGCGCTACTGGCCGAACTCGGTTACGGCGAGGACGAGATCATCGACTTCAAAGTGAACTCGGTGGTGCTGTAG
- a CDS encoding Zn-ribbon domain-containing OB-fold protein has product MPASDYRRPQLRLVPSPTPESKAFWTGGRGGELLISHCASCHRFFHPPAPACWRCRSTDVGPQKVSGRATVAAYTVNRQPWVPGFDPPYVVATVELAEQPDVRLITNIVGIPVEQVRVGLQVEVFFEDWAADPADEDTRVWVPLFRPVPVS; this is encoded by the coding sequence ATGCCAGCGTCTGACTACCGACGACCACAGCTGCGGCTGGTGCCCAGCCCGACCCCCGAATCGAAGGCTTTCTGGACCGGCGGACGCGGCGGCGAACTGCTGATCTCGCACTGTGCAAGCTGTCACCGGTTCTTCCACCCACCGGCACCGGCATGCTGGCGATGCCGCAGCACAGACGTTGGCCCGCAGAAGGTTTCGGGCCGCGCCACGGTGGCCGCCTACACCGTCAACCGCCAACCATGGGTTCCCGGGTTCGACCCGCCGTACGTCGTCGCCACGGTCGAACTCGCCGAGCAACCCGACGTGCGGCTCATCACCAACATCGTCGGTATCCCCGTCGAGCAGGTGCGAGTCGGCCTGCAAGTTGAGGTGTTCTTCGAAGACTGGGCCGCAGATCCCGCCGACGAGGACACCCGGGTGTGGGTACCGTTGTTTCGCCCGGTGCCGGTCTCGTGA
- a CDS encoding alpha/beta fold hydrolase: MGTVVSPGAGLVNSGRLPDLVLVHGGEHAADCWDLTVAELNRQAPNLRVLAVDLPGRRGKPTDPATVTIAGWVESVVADIENAGLGDIVIVGHSMAGLTVPGVVARLGSRRIREMILAAAFVPPQGARLVDTLRGPLAPFTRRAARRNRPVTIPAVANSFAFCNGMTAEQRRFVLSRICPEYPHVVLERVDRSGLPDDVPRTWILTEHDRALSVRQQRDCINALGGVDTLIRINTCHDLMVSEPQWLARILVQRCRLRADHTAAEPQLVAETDKQLPSKLGQTPQGRGIQ; this comes from the coding sequence GTGGGTACCGTTGTTTCGCCCGGTGCCGGTCTCGTGAATTCCGGGCGGCTGCCAGACCTCGTTCTGGTCCATGGCGGCGAGCACGCCGCTGACTGCTGGGACCTCACCGTGGCCGAATTGAACCGGCAGGCACCGAATTTGCGGGTGTTGGCAGTCGATCTGCCCGGCCGCCGCGGCAAACCGACCGACCCGGCCACCGTGACCATCGCCGGATGGGTGGAATCGGTCGTCGCCGACATCGAGAACGCCGGCCTCGGCGACATCGTCATCGTCGGGCATTCGATGGCGGGGCTGACGGTGCCCGGGGTGGTGGCCCGACTCGGCTCGCGCAGGATCCGGGAGATGATCCTTGCGGCGGCATTCGTTCCGCCGCAGGGCGCGAGGCTGGTGGACACGCTGCGGGGTCCGCTGGCGCCGTTCACGCGGCGGGCAGCCCGACGCAACCGGCCGGTCACGATACCCGCGGTCGCCAACAGCTTCGCATTCTGCAACGGCATGACCGCCGAGCAGCGCCGGTTCGTCCTGTCGCGGATCTGCCCCGAGTATCCCCACGTCGTCCTCGAGCGCGTCGACCGCAGCGGGCTGCCCGACGACGTGCCGCGAACCTGGATCCTGACCGAACATGATCGGGCGCTATCGGTGCGCCAACAGCGTGACTGCATCAACGCCCTTGGCGGCGTTGACACCCTGATCAGAATCAACACCTGTCACGACCTGATGGTCAGTGAACCGCAATGGCTGGCCCGCATCCTGGTGCAACGCTGCCGGCTGCGCGCCGATCACACTGCGGCGGAGCCGCAACTCGTTGCCGAAACAGATAAACAATTACCTAGTAAACTAGGCCAGACACCACAAGGAAGAGGTATCCAATGA
- a CDS encoding Rieske 2Fe-2S domain-containing protein, with protein sequence MNLHGLSLDLTGWFQVAWSADLAPGQVLALHYFGRDLVAYRSRDGAVRVHDRHCRHLGASLAHGGTVVDAGIQCPFHGWVWGPDGRNVSIPYQERPNRARRLGTWPVSERNEAIYVWHDAAGRAPYWDVPDALAFVQHAAAQQFHPLSPEARAHYRDLRVHPQMVAENAVDPHHFRFVHRTPISPVVLEEHVDGPIWQARVGFGKGWANHPRDGAGKLRTDSLNTLEIIWAGLGVSANIEHTADGMRGIAINTTPVDDGKTEIFASYWISRRDGDEQDGSYQRRLDDARRALPDDINIWHHQIFLDPPALATEEGRGFRRMRRWARQFYPQPGVDNSPSKTA encoded by the coding sequence TTGAACCTGCATGGCCTTAGCCTCGACCTCACGGGATGGTTCCAGGTGGCCTGGTCGGCCGATCTTGCTCCCGGACAAGTGCTTGCACTGCATTACTTCGGCCGCGACCTGGTCGCCTACCGCAGCCGCGACGGCGCGGTGCGGGTGCACGACCGTCATTGCCGGCACCTGGGTGCCAGCCTGGCGCACGGCGGAACGGTGGTCGACGCCGGAATCCAGTGCCCCTTCCATGGCTGGGTGTGGGGACCCGATGGCCGCAACGTCTCGATCCCGTACCAAGAGCGGCCCAACCGCGCCCGCCGGCTTGGCACGTGGCCGGTCAGCGAACGCAACGAGGCCATCTATGTGTGGCACGACGCGGCCGGACGCGCTCCCTACTGGGACGTCCCCGACGCGTTGGCGTTTGTGCAACACGCTGCGGCACAACAGTTTCACCCACTAAGCCCCGAAGCGCGCGCACACTACCGCGATCTGCGTGTTCACCCGCAAATGGTGGCCGAGAATGCTGTCGACCCCCACCACTTCCGCTTCGTGCACCGCACACCCATCAGCCCGGTGGTGCTGGAAGAACACGTTGACGGCCCGATCTGGCAAGCGCGCGTCGGCTTCGGCAAGGGCTGGGCGAATCACCCGCGCGACGGCGCGGGCAAACTGCGCACCGATAGCCTCAATACCCTCGAGATCATCTGGGCAGGCCTGGGCGTCAGCGCGAACATCGAGCACACTGCCGATGGCATGCGCGGAATCGCGATCAACACCACCCCGGTCGATGACGGTAAGACCGAAATCTTTGCCAGTTACTGGATTTCCCGCCGCGACGGCGACGAGCAGGACGGCTCATACCAGCGCAGGCTCGACGACGCCAGGCGGGCACTTCCCGATGACATCAATATCTGGCACCACCAAATATTTCTCGACCCACCTGCCCTGGCCACCGAAGAGGGCCGCGGGTTCCGGCGGATGCGCCGCTGGGCGCGGCAGTTCTATCCGCAGCCAGGCGTTGACAACTCGCCGTCCAAGACGGCGTGA
- a CDS encoding amidohydrolase family protein — translation MPLQDHHQIVSVDDHLVEHPRVWQDRLPAKFRENGPRIIEMDGKHVWSYDGQIIPTIGLNAVAGKPREEWGLDPVRYEDMIPGCYDPVARIADMDIDGVQAALCFPSFPGFAGSTFINAQDKELALLCVKAWNDFYIDEWCATAPDRYIPLAILPVWDIEETVAEAERVAEKGARTVSFLDSPVPLGFPSYHSDHWDPLWRVCSDAHMPVSLHFGAGGYVPGFSFSAMKAEPGKIAAPEAPFVVAITLFGTNSIWTTVDLLFSGKLQQFPDLQFSLAEGGVGWIPYILERADYVWERHRYYQPIDFHARPSELFRQHFWGCFIEDDHGLANRHAIGVDRIMLEIDYPHSDSNWPNSRKRAAEALAGVPDEECSLIVEENARRMLNFPRVSTREPVLTQ, via the coding sequence ATGCCGCTGCAGGATCACCATCAGATCGTCTCGGTCGATGATCATCTCGTCGAGCATCCGCGGGTGTGGCAGGACCGCTTGCCGGCGAAGTTCCGCGAAAACGGGCCGCGCATCATCGAGATGGACGGCAAGCACGTGTGGAGCTACGACGGCCAGATCATCCCGACCATCGGGCTTAACGCCGTGGCCGGCAAGCCGCGGGAGGAGTGGGGGTTGGACCCGGTCCGCTACGAGGACATGATCCCCGGCTGCTACGACCCGGTGGCCCGCATCGCCGACATGGACATCGACGGGGTGCAGGCCGCGCTGTGCTTTCCGTCGTTTCCAGGCTTTGCCGGCAGCACGTTCATCAACGCCCAGGACAAGGAATTGGCGCTGCTGTGCGTGAAGGCCTGGAACGACTTTTACATCGACGAGTGGTGCGCCACCGCGCCGGATCGCTATATACCGCTGGCGATCCTGCCGGTCTGGGACATCGAGGAGACGGTGGCCGAAGCCGAGCGGGTCGCCGAAAAAGGCGCCCGCACCGTGTCTTTTCTGGACAGCCCGGTGCCGCTCGGGTTCCCGTCATACCATTCCGACCACTGGGATCCGCTGTGGCGGGTGTGTTCGGACGCGCACATGCCGGTGTCGCTGCACTTCGGCGCCGGCGGCTATGTCCCCGGGTTCTCGTTCTCCGCGATGAAAGCCGAGCCGGGCAAAATCGCAGCACCGGAAGCACCGTTCGTCGTCGCGATCACCCTGTTTGGAACGAATTCGATTTGGACGACGGTCGATCTGCTGTTCTCCGGCAAGCTGCAGCAGTTCCCGGACCTGCAGTTCTCCCTCGCCGAGGGCGGGGTGGGGTGGATCCCCTACATCCTGGAGCGCGCCGACTACGTCTGGGAGCGCCACCGCTACTACCAGCCGATCGACTTCCACGCCCGGCCGTCGGAGCTGTTCCGTCAACATTTCTGGGGCTGCTTCATCGAAGACGACCACGGCCTGGCCAACCGGCACGCGATCGGCGTCGACCGCATCATGCTCGAGATCGACTACCCGCACTCGGACTCCAACTGGCCCAACTCGCGCAAACGGGCGGCGGAAGCCCTCGCCGGTGTCCCCGATGAAGAGTGTTCGCTGATCGTCGAGGAAAACGCCCGCCGGATGCTGAACTTCCCGCGGGTGTCTACCCGCGAACCAGTGCTGACGCAGTGA
- a CDS encoding aldehyde dehydrogenase family protein, producing the protein MTASPAAASTVAFHPETRLYIDGRLRESSTGNTVDNINPATEEVLGITTDAGVQDMDEAIAAARRTFDTTDWSTNHEFRQHCLRQLHEALQEEKEEIRAELVAEVGAPLSSTYIAQLDWPLADAVRWPAEFITEFPWERTLAQDAKMGVPSNRIVVKEPIGVVGAITPWNFPFEIISNKMGQALATGNTMVLKPAIETPWSALRWGRIIAEKTDIPAGVVNIVPASDNNIAQRLLSDPRVDMISFTGSTAVGKLIQQLSADTMKRNLLELGGKSAYIVLDDADMNLALPGCMGMLIHSGQGCALTTRMLVPRQHYEQAIEVATATFAGIQCGDPTDPATFCGPLVSAKQRDRVMSYIENGKSQGARLTIGGGAPEDCSRGYYVAPSVFADVTPDMRIFQEEIFGPVLTITPYDGGDDGAVELANNSVYGLAGAVMGSPQRAMAVARRIRTGSMMVNGGMWYGADAPFGGYKMSGIGRQNGLEGFEQYLQTKVIGHPAE; encoded by the coding sequence ATGACCGCTTCACCGGCCGCGGCCAGCACCGTCGCGTTCCACCCCGAGACCCGCCTCTACATCGACGGCCGGTTGCGTGAGTCGTCGACCGGCAACACGGTGGACAACATCAACCCGGCCACCGAGGAAGTCCTGGGCATCACCACCGATGCCGGGGTGCAGGACATGGACGAGGCGATCGCCGCGGCCCGGCGGACCTTCGACACCACCGACTGGTCGACCAATCACGAGTTCCGCCAACACTGTCTGCGTCAGCTACACGAAGCGCTGCAGGAAGAAAAGGAAGAGATCCGCGCCGAACTGGTCGCCGAGGTGGGGGCGCCGCTGAGCTCGACCTACATCGCACAGCTGGATTGGCCGCTGGCCGACGCGGTGCGCTGGCCCGCGGAGTTCATCACCGAATTCCCGTGGGAGCGCACGCTGGCTCAAGACGCCAAGATGGGCGTGCCCAGCAACCGCATCGTCGTCAAGGAACCGATCGGTGTGGTCGGTGCGATCACGCCGTGGAATTTTCCGTTCGAGATCATCAGCAACAAGATGGGCCAGGCCCTGGCGACCGGCAACACGATGGTGCTCAAGCCGGCCATCGAAACCCCGTGGAGCGCGCTGCGCTGGGGACGCATCATCGCCGAGAAAACCGACATCCCCGCCGGGGTGGTCAACATCGTGCCCGCCTCGGACAACAACATTGCGCAGCGGCTGCTGAGCGACCCGCGCGTCGACATGATCTCGTTCACCGGGTCGACCGCGGTCGGGAAATTGATCCAGCAGCTTTCCGCGGACACCATGAAACGAAACCTGCTCGAGCTGGGCGGCAAGTCGGCCTACATCGTGCTCGACGACGCCGACATGAACCTCGCCCTGCCCGGTTGCATGGGAATGCTGATCCACTCCGGGCAGGGCTGCGCGCTGACCACCCGGATGCTGGTGCCGCGGCAGCACTACGAGCAAGCGATCGAGGTGGCGACCGCGACATTCGCCGGGATCCAGTGCGGCGACCCGACCGATCCGGCAACCTTCTGTGGCCCGCTGGTATCAGCCAAGCAGCGCGACCGGGTGATGAGCTACATCGAAAACGGCAAATCCCAGGGCGCGCGCCTGACGATCGGCGGCGGCGCGCCCGAGGACTGCAGCCGCGGCTATTACGTCGCCCCGTCGGTGTTCGCCGACGTGACGCCAGACATGCGGATCTTCCAGGAGGAGATCTTCGGTCCGGTCCTGACAATCACCCCCTACGACGGCGGAGACGACGGCGCGGTGGAGTTGGCGAACAACTCGGTGTACGGGCTGGCCGGTGCGGTGATGGGCTCCCCGCAGCGCGCGATGGCCGTGGCCCGGCGCATCCGCACCGGCTCGATGATGGTCAACGGCGGCATGTGGTACGGGGCCGACGCCCCGTTCGGCGGATACAAGATGAGCGGCATCGGCCGCCAAAACGGCCTCGAAGGCTTCGAGCAGTACCTGCAAACCAAGGTCATCGGCCACCCGGCGGAATGA